Proteins encoded by one window of Aliivibrio wodanis:
- the uvrB gene encoding UvrABS system protein B (excinuclease ABC subunit B) encodes MANTYELMSNYQPAGDQPQAIKTLNEGLENGLAHQTLLGVTGSGKTFTLANVIAKSGRPTVIMAHNKTLAAQLYGEMKAFFPNNAVEYFVSYFDYYQPEAYVPTTDTFIEKDSSVNEHIEQMRLSATKALLERKDAIIIASVSAIYGLGDPQAYLSMMLHLRRGDVVNQRDLLRRLAELQYKRNDMAFERGTFRVRGEVLDVFPAESEHEAIRIELFDDEVERISKFDPLTGSIITKDMPRCTIYPKTHYVTPREKVLEAIDQIKVDLAERQKELLANNKLVEEQRITQRTQFDIEMMNELGFCSGIENYSRYLSGRPQGEAPPTLFDYLPKDGLLIIDESHITVSQIGAMYKGDRSRKENLVEYGFRLPSALDNRPMRFDEFEALAPQTIYVSATPGKYEIEKSGTDIAEQLVRPTGLLDPIIEVRPVGTQVDDLLSEIRIRTKVGERVLVTTLTKRMAEDLTEYLAEHEVKVRYLHSDIDTVERVEIIRDLRLGEFDVLVGINLLREGLDMPEVSLVAILDADKEGFLRSERSLIQTIGRAARNLEGKAILYADKMTGSMEKAIGETERRREKQILHNKALGIVPTALKKDVADILELGDMTKNKRKVVAPKIKLSEVAEEGANYRSMTPQQLDKEVKKLETKMYQHAKDLEFELAAQVRDEIETLRGQFITNS; translated from the coding sequence ATGGCCAATACGTATGAATTAATGTCTAATTATCAGCCGGCAGGTGATCAACCTCAAGCGATAAAAACGTTGAATGAAGGTTTAGAGAATGGTCTTGCTCATCAAACCCTTCTTGGAGTGACTGGTTCAGGAAAAACGTTCACATTAGCCAATGTGATAGCTAAATCTGGTCGTCCGACGGTGATCATGGCTCATAACAAGACATTAGCGGCTCAGTTATATGGAGAAATGAAAGCTTTTTTCCCAAATAATGCCGTTGAATATTTTGTGTCATACTTTGATTATTATCAACCAGAAGCTTATGTACCGACCACAGATACCTTTATTGAAAAAGATTCCTCAGTAAATGAACATATCGAACAAATGCGTTTATCAGCAACGAAAGCTCTTTTAGAACGTAAAGACGCGATTATTATTGCTTCCGTTTCTGCTATTTATGGTTTAGGTGACCCTCAAGCCTATTTAAGCATGATGCTTCATCTACGACGTGGAGATGTTGTTAACCAAAGAGATCTTTTACGTCGCTTAGCTGAACTGCAATATAAACGTAATGACATGGCGTTTGAACGAGGTACTTTCCGCGTCCGTGGTGAGGTGTTGGACGTTTTTCCTGCTGAGTCCGAGCATGAAGCGATTCGAATTGAATTGTTTGATGATGAGGTAGAGCGTATTAGTAAATTTGACCCATTAACGGGCTCTATTATTACGAAAGATATGCCTCGCTGTACTATTTATCCTAAGACGCACTACGTAACACCAAGAGAAAAGGTACTTGAAGCGATTGATCAAATAAAAGTCGATCTGGCTGAACGTCAAAAAGAACTACTGGCGAATAATAAATTAGTAGAAGAGCAACGGATTACTCAGCGTACTCAGTTTGATATTGAAATGATGAATGAATTAGGTTTTTGTTCTGGTATCGAAAACTACTCTCGTTATTTAAGTGGTCGACCTCAAGGTGAAGCGCCACCAACGTTATTCGATTATTTACCAAAAGATGGCTTGTTGATCATTGATGAGTCTCACATTACAGTCTCCCAAATTGGTGCTATGTATAAAGGTGATCGCTCACGTAAAGAAAACTTGGTGGAATATGGTTTTCGACTTCCATCAGCATTAGATAATAGGCCAATGCGTTTTGACGAATTTGAAGCGTTAGCTCCACAAACCATTTATGTTTCTGCTACTCCTGGTAAGTATGAAATAGAAAAATCAGGAACAGATATCGCAGAGCAATTGGTAAGGCCAACAGGTTTACTTGATCCAATAATTGAAGTGCGTCCAGTCGGAACACAAGTAGATGATCTTTTATCTGAAATACGAATTAGAACAAAAGTGGGAGAGCGTGTCTTAGTTACAACATTAACTAAGCGAATGGCAGAAGATTTAACCGAATATCTTGCAGAGCATGAGGTCAAAGTACGTTATTTACATTCGGATATTGATACGGTTGAACGTGTCGAAATTATTCGTGATTTACGTTTAGGGGAGTTTGATGTACTTGTTGGTATCAACTTACTTCGTGAAGGTTTAGATATGCCTGAGGTGTCTTTGGTTGCGATTTTAGATGCAGATAAAGAAGGTTTTTTACGTTCAGAACGCTCATTAATTCAAACGATAGGTCGCGCTGCTCGTAATTTGGAAGGCAAAGCGATTCTTTATGCAGATAAAATGACAGGTTCAATGGAAAAAGCGATAGGTGAAACAGAAAGACGACGTGAAAAACAGATCTTACACAATAAAGCTTTAGGGATAGTACCTACGGCATTGAAAAAAGACGTTGCGGATATTCTAGAGTTAGGTGATATGACTAAGAACAAACGTAAAGTAGTTGCACCTAAAATTAAACTGTCTGAGGTTGCAGAAGAAGGTGCGAATTATCGTTCTATGACGCCACAGCAATTAGATAAAGAAGTTAAAAAATTAGAAACGAAAATGTATCAACATGCGAAAGATTTGGAATTTGAATTGGCTGCACAAGTGAGAGATGAAATAGAGACTTTAAGAGGGCAATTCATAACCAATAGTTAA
- the luxO gene encoding two component signal response regulator LuxO — MQRKYLLMVEDTASVAALYRSYLNPLGVDIDVVAKGIEAIEAIALRIPDLVLLDLRLPDMTGFDVLSEIRKNNKDLPVVLMTAHGSIDAAVEAMQLGAQDFLIKPCEADRLRVTVNNALRRAQKDQDDIKENPENTNKQYQGFIGSSPQMHQVYRTIDSAAPSKATVFITGESGTGKEVCAEAVHAASKRDDGPFIAINCAAIPKDLIESELFGHMKGAFTGASVDRKGAAEQADGGTLFLDELCEMDLDLQTKLLRFIQTGTFQKVGSSKMSRVDVRFVCATNRDPWLEVQEGRFREDLYYRLHVIPLTLPPLRERGGDIIEIAHSILGHFSHEEGREFITFSPEVTECFLHYGWPGNVRQLQNVIRNVVVLNKGKEVILSMLPPPLSLENKHGLNLASKDTLSGSIDREHHQESHALKKVDSLKQKVIIPLWQSEKNTIEAAIALCEGNIPQAAKQLEVSPSTIYRKLQSWNDK, encoded by the coding sequence ATGCAAAGAAAATACTTACTAATGGTTGAAGATACCGCTTCAGTTGCGGCTTTATATCGCTCTTACTTGAATCCATTAGGCGTCGATATTGACGTTGTGGCAAAAGGTATTGAAGCGATAGAAGCGATCGCTTTACGTATACCTGATTTAGTTTTGTTAGATCTACGTTTACCAGATATGACCGGGTTCGATGTTTTATCTGAGATTAGAAAGAACAATAAAGATCTTCCTGTTGTTTTGATGACTGCTCATGGTTCAATTGATGCTGCAGTAGAAGCGATGCAATTGGGAGCTCAAGACTTTTTAATTAAACCGTGTGAAGCAGATAGATTACGGGTGACGGTTAATAATGCATTGCGTAGAGCTCAAAAAGATCAGGATGATATAAAGGAAAACCCTGAAAATACTAATAAGCAATACCAAGGCTTTATTGGCAGTAGCCCTCAAATGCATCAAGTTTATCGTACCATTGATTCCGCAGCGCCGAGTAAAGCTACCGTCTTTATTACGGGAGAGTCAGGGACAGGTAAAGAAGTGTGTGCAGAAGCCGTTCATGCAGCAAGCAAGCGGGATGATGGGCCATTCATCGCTATTAACTGTGCTGCGATACCAAAAGATTTGATCGAGAGTGAGCTTTTTGGTCACATGAAAGGAGCGTTTACTGGAGCTTCTGTCGATCGAAAAGGTGCAGCTGAACAGGCTGATGGAGGGACTCTATTTCTTGACGAATTGTGTGAAATGGATTTGGATTTACAAACGAAATTATTACGTTTTATTCAGACTGGTACGTTTCAAAAAGTCGGTTCTTCAAAAATGAGCCGAGTGGACGTGCGGTTTGTATGTGCAACTAATCGTGACCCTTGGCTTGAAGTTCAAGAAGGTCGGTTTCGTGAAGATCTGTATTATCGCTTGCATGTAATTCCATTAACATTGCCACCTTTGCGTGAACGTGGAGGAGATATTATTGAAATTGCACACTCAATCTTAGGACACTTTTCTCACGAGGAAGGCCGAGAATTTATTACATTTAGTCCAGAAGTGACTGAGTGTTTTTTGCATTATGGTTGGCCTGGAAACGTACGTCAATTGCAAAATGTGATTAGAAACGTTGTTGTCTTGAATAAAGGAAAGGAGGTGATTTTATCGATGCTGCCCCCTCCATTATCATTAGAGAATAAGCATGGTTTAAATCTTGCATCGAAAGATACTTTAAGTGGTTCAATAGATCGTGAACATCACCAAGAAAGCCATGCTTTGAAAAAAGTAGATAGCTTAAAACAAAAAGTTATTATTCCTTTATGGCAATCTGAAAAAAATACTATTGAAGCCGCAATAGCTCTATGTGAAGGGAATATTCCACAGGCCGCTAAACAGTTAGAGGTTAGCCCCTCCACGATATATAGAAAATTACAATCATGGAATGATAAATAG
- the luxU gene encoding phosphorelay protein LuxU, with product MSQYVNQIAVDQLIQEVGDENVPFLFGIFCDELDDFIDTLNSQPEIDKIREISHCLKSSAGSFGADKLANMAIHIEEKAKHKQKDWVERNISEFVNIARGTELAYRQMIN from the coding sequence GTGAGTCAGTATGTGAATCAAATAGCAGTAGATCAATTAATACAAGAAGTAGGAGATGAAAACGTTCCTTTTTTATTTGGTATTTTTTGTGATGAGTTGGATGACTTTATTGATACTTTAAACTCTCAACCAGAAATTGATAAAATAAGAGAAATAAGCCATTGCCTCAAAAGCAGTGCGGGTAGCTTTGGTGCTGATAAATTGGCTAATATGGCTATCCATATTGAAGAAAAAGCAAAGCATAAGCAGAAAGACTGGGTTGAGCGCAATATTTCTGAATTTGTCAATATTGCGCGCGGTACTGAGCTAGCGTATCGTCAAATGATCAATTAA
- the moaA gene encoding molybdenum cofactor biosynthesis protein A, giving the protein MAKQFEDNFNRKFYYLRLSITDVCNFKCTYCLPDGYRPENGKRESFLELDEIKRTVSAFARCGTSKVRITGGEPSLRKDFTEIIRTVASQPGITKVATTTNGYRMEKHVAEWREAGLTDINVSVDSLNPNMFYQITGENKFAEVMAGIDKAIEVGFKQVKVNTVLLKDLNSTELPLFLKWIQTRPIQLRFIELMQTGEMNDLFKNHHQSGVSIRNHLIANSWILKPRGESDGPAQVFTHPDYMGEIGLIMPYEKDFCQSCNRLRVSAKGKLHMCLFGDYGVDLRELLQEDTQQDELIQRIQTQLDNKAEGHFLHDGHAGMTPHLASIGG; this is encoded by the coding sequence GTGGCGAAACAATTTGAAGATAACTTTAATCGTAAGTTCTATTACTTACGGTTGTCGATTACAGACGTCTGTAATTTTAAATGTACTTATTGCTTACCTGATGGTTATAGACCTGAAAATGGTAAACGAGAGTCCTTCCTAGAGCTTGATGAAATCAAACGTACAGTTAGTGCGTTTGCGCGTTGTGGTACGTCAAAAGTACGTATTACGGGTGGTGAACCAAGTCTGCGTAAAGATTTTACTGAGATCATCCGCACTGTTGCCTCTCAACCTGGCATTACTAAAGTCGCGACGACGACGAATGGTTATCGTATGGAGAAGCATGTCGCTGAATGGCGAGAAGCGGGCCTTACGGATATTAATGTGAGTGTTGATAGCTTAAATCCTAATATGTTTTATCAGATCACAGGTGAAAATAAATTCGCCGAAGTTATGGCTGGTATTGATAAAGCAATTGAAGTGGGGTTTAAGCAGGTAAAAGTTAATACCGTTCTACTAAAAGATCTCAATAGCACCGAATTACCTCTATTTTTAAAATGGATTCAAACTCGTCCAATTCAATTACGTTTTATTGAATTGATGCAAACGGGTGAAATGAACGATCTGTTTAAAAATCATCATCAGTCTGGTGTGTCTATTCGTAATCACTTAATTGCTAATAGCTGGATATTAAAACCACGCGGTGAAAGTGATGGCCCTGCTCAAGTCTTTACTCATCCCGATTATATGGGCGAGATTGGTTTGATTATGCCGTATGAAAAAGATTTCTGTCAGAGCTGTAACAGATTGCGTGTATCAGCAAAAGGCAAATTGCATATGTGCTTGTTTGGTGATTATGGGGTTGATTTACGCGAACTGTTGCAAGAAGACACACAGCAAGATGAATTAATTCAGCGCATTCAAACTCAGTTAGATAATAAAGCTGAAGGCCACTTTCTACATGATGGCCATGCAGGTATGACCCCACATTTAGCCTCTATTGGCGGATAA
- the moaC gene encoding molybdenum cofactor biosynthesis protein C, whose amino-acid sequence MSNFTHINASGEANMVDVSAKQETVREARAEAFVHMAPETLNLIVSGSHHKGDVFATARIAGIQAAKKTWDLIPLCHPLLLTKVEVQLEAIEAENMVRIESVCKLAGKTGVEMEALTAASVAALTIYDMCKAVQKDMVIGQVRLLEKTGGKSGHFKADA is encoded by the coding sequence ATGTCAAATTTTACTCATATTAATGCCTCTGGTGAGGCGAACATGGTTGATGTATCAGCTAAACAAGAAACGGTTCGTGAAGCGCGTGCAGAAGCATTTGTTCACATGGCTCCAGAAACCTTGAATCTGATTGTGTCTGGTTCTCACCATAAAGGCGACGTGTTTGCGACCGCTCGTATTGCAGGCATTCAAGCGGCGAAAAAAACGTGGGATCTTATTCCACTGTGTCATCCATTATTGTTAACTAAAGTTGAAGTACAATTAGAAGCGATTGAAGCTGAAAATATGGTTCGTATCGAATCTGTATGTAAACTAGCGGGCAAAACGGGTGTGGAAATGGAAGCATTAACTGCTGCGTCTGTTGCTGCATTAACTATTTATGACATGTGTAAAGCCGTTCAAAAAGACATGGTTATTGGTCAAGTTCGTTTATTAGAAAAAACGGGCGGTAAATCTGGACACTTTAAGGCAGACGCATGA
- the moaD gene encoding molybdopterin-converting factor subunit 1, whose product MITVLFFAQTKELVGTGKLELTGDYATAEAIREELSKKEGKWDLALEKGKLLVAINQTISSLDSAVADGDEVAFFPPVTGG is encoded by the coding sequence ATGATCACAGTATTATTTTTCGCTCAAACAAAAGAGCTTGTAGGCACTGGCAAACTGGAGCTTACTGGTGATTACGCGACAGCTGAAGCGATTCGTGAAGAGTTAAGCAAAAAAGAAGGTAAGTGGGATTTAGCCCTAGAAAAAGGCAAGTTGTTAGTTGCGATTAACCAAACAATCTCAAGTTTAGATTCTGCGGTTGCAGATGGTGACGAAGTTGCATTCTTTCCGCCTGTGACAGGTGGTTAA
- the moaE gene encoding molybdopterin-converting factor subunit 2, which translates to MISVQEHDFNVGDEYQLLAEGTAAGAVVTFIGKVRDMNLGDDVTGLSLEHYPGMTEKSLNDIVAQAKARWPLLKVKVIHRVGDLELGDQIVFVGVSSAHRGAAFDSCEFIMDYLKTNAPFWKKERTTKEVRWVESRDTDKSAAQRWEK; encoded by the coding sequence ATGATTTCTGTTCAAGAGCATGACTTTAATGTTGGCGATGAATATCAATTATTAGCGGAAGGCACAGCAGCAGGAGCCGTTGTTACTTTTATTGGCAAAGTTCGAGATATGAATCTTGGTGATGATGTTACAGGGCTTTCTCTAGAGCATTATCCAGGCATGACAGAAAAGTCTCTGAATGATATCGTTGCACAAGCAAAAGCGCGTTGGCCACTACTTAAAGTGAAAGTGATTCACCGAGTTGGTGACTTAGAACTTGGCGATCAAATTGTCTTTGTTGGTGTCTCAAGTGCTCACCGTGGTGCAGCGTTTGACTCTTGTGAGTTCATAATGGATTACCTAAAAACCAATGCACCGTTCTGGAAAAAAGAACGTACAACCAAAGAAGTGCGCTGGGTTGAATCAAGAGATACGGATAAATCAGCGGCACAACGCTGGGAAAAGTAA
- a CDS encoding membrane protein: MPSRVPFYFLISLLIVAGLTLSWLRHDSYGVPWTPGERSQVWDVEARIQFDAANKPVKVSMAAPQTQTGFTIVDESASSPGYGIAYLTTEHGRRAEWTIRQADGPQTLYYKTQILVDPYAEAIIEPPKSDKPEAVTFEGPHEAAAISLLDQARARSSDDITLTRELIKQFNDPDNQNASLLLNDLTKVQAVSKLLSYEAIHNKIVGALWLEDGRRRQSVQHMVEVWNGEKWQLFNPATGEQGQPNNLLLWDETNVSLLDVVGGKNSQINFSMIAQEISPTTATEKKVEADNLLNFSIHSLPLEEQSMFKTIMLIPIGALMVVFLRVIIGLKTSGTFMPVLIAVAFVQTQLVTGIVGFLLIVGTGLVIRSYLSKLNLLLVARISAVIITVIMIISIFTIVAFKIGLTAGLSITFFPMIILSWTVERMSILWEEEGWKEVATQGGGSLLTAVLIYIAMTNPFVQHLTFNFIGVQLIVLAVILMLGNYTGYRLSELRRFKPLAED; the protein is encoded by the coding sequence ATGCCATCAAGAGTGCCTTTTTATTTTCTTATTTCACTATTAATTGTCGCCGGGCTTACATTGAGCTGGTTACGCCATGATTCATACGGAGTACCTTGGACACCAGGTGAGAGAAGCCAAGTATGGGATGTAGAAGCCCGTATTCAATTTGATGCCGCAAATAAACCCGTTAAGGTTTCTATGGCAGCACCGCAAACACAAACCGGTTTTACTATTGTTGACGAGAGTGCGTCTTCTCCTGGCTACGGTATTGCTTATTTAACAACAGAGCACGGACGTCGCGCAGAATGGACTATCCGCCAAGCTGATGGACCACAGACTCTTTACTATAAAACTCAAATTTTAGTTGACCCATACGCTGAAGCGATAATTGAGCCGCCAAAATCTGATAAACCAGAGGCGGTAACATTTGAAGGACCACATGAAGCTGCTGCAATTTCATTATTAGATCAAGCAAGAGCTCGTTCTTCTGATGACATTACCTTAACTCGTGAGTTAATTAAGCAATTTAATGATCCTGACAATCAAAATGCATCGTTACTTCTTAATGACTTAACCAAAGTTCAAGCAGTATCTAAACTATTAAGTTATGAAGCAATTCATAATAAGATTGTTGGTGCTCTTTGGTTAGAAGATGGCCGTCGTCGTCAATCTGTTCAACACATGGTTGAAGTGTGGAATGGCGAGAAATGGCAACTGTTCAACCCTGCAACCGGCGAGCAAGGTCAACCAAACAATTTACTACTTTGGGATGAAACTAATGTCTCTCTATTGGACGTTGTTGGTGGTAAAAATAGCCAGATTAACTTCTCAATGATTGCACAAGAAATTTCACCTACAACTGCAACCGAGAAAAAAGTAGAAGCAGATAACCTGTTAAACTTCTCTATCCATAGCTTACCTCTTGAAGAGCAATCGATGTTTAAAACCATTATGCTTATTCCGATTGGTGCATTAATGGTTGTGTTCTTACGAGTTATTATCGGTTTAAAAACATCTGGTACTTTCATGCCAGTACTTATTGCCGTTGCTTTTGTTCAGACTCAGCTAGTCACAGGTATTGTTGGTTTCTTACTGATTGTTGGTACGGGTTTAGTTATTCGTAGTTACCTATCCAAACTCAACTTACTTCTGGTGGCTAGGATCTCCGCGGTGATCATCACCGTTATCATGATCATTTCAATCTTTACGATTGTTGCCTTTAAGATTGGTTTAACCGCTGGATTAAGTATTACTTTCTTCCCGATGATCATCCTTTCTTGGACTGTAGAACGTATGTCTATCCTATGGGAAGAAGAAGGTTGGAAAGAAGTTGCGACTCAAGGTGGTGGTTCACTGTTAACCGCTGTTCTTATTTACATCGCAATGACAAACCCATTTGTACAGCACTTAACCTTTAATTTTATTGGTGTTCAATTAATTGTCTTAGCGGTAATTCTAATGCTAGGTAATTACACTGGCTACCGTTTAAGTGAGCTTCGTCGCTTTAAGCCTTTAGCGGAGGACTAG
- a CDS encoding putative lipoprotein, with translation MIQRILPLVAILSLSGCALTPQVQQVSTDNTETVAAIKSMESNLNTRLSGMESKIEIQNEYIATLEKELSNVSEELSLVRSEQNKIQTALKLVTEKKKHLTPSPVSLQNQVLKDTLILGAIENVEIADIEQGFSARIDTGATTSSLNAIDLQEFERNGNKWVRFHLLNQNIQKGSNELEWIAAPVIRSVKIRQSTTEELERRPVVELWIKLGAIHEKVQFTLADRSHMTHSVLLGREFIQDIAIVDVSKEFVQSKK, from the coding sequence ATGATCCAACGAATTCTACCTCTGGTTGCCATTTTAAGTCTTTCGGGCTGTGCATTAACGCCACAAGTTCAGCAAGTATCAACCGATAACACCGAAACAGTTGCAGCAATTAAATCCATGGAATCAAATTTAAATACACGTTTAAGCGGCATGGAGAGCAAGATTGAAATTCAAAATGAGTATATTGCGACGTTAGAAAAAGAGTTATCCAATGTTTCTGAAGAACTGTCATTAGTTAGATCGGAACAAAATAAAATTCAGACTGCACTAAAATTAGTAACAGAAAAGAAGAAGCACTTAACACCATCTCCGGTATCACTTCAAAACCAAGTACTCAAAGACACTCTTATTTTAGGTGCGATTGAAAATGTTGAAATAGCTGATATTGAACAAGGTTTTAGCGCCCGAATTGATACAGGTGCAACCACTTCATCTCTTAATGCTATCGATTTACAAGAATTCGAACGAAATGGAAATAAATGGGTTAGATTTCATCTACTTAACCAAAATATACAAAAAGGTAGTAATGAACTAGAGTGGATAGCTGCTCCTGTTATTCGTAGTGTAAAAATACGCCAATCCACAACAGAAGAACTGGAGCGCCGTCCAGTAGTTGAACTGTGGATCAAACTTGGCGCTATCCATGAAAAAGTACAGTTTACTCTTGCTGATCGCTCCCATATGACCCATTCTGTTTTATTGGGTAGAGAATTTATTCAAGACATTGCCATTGTTGATGTTAGCAAAGAATTTGTTCAAAGCAAAAAGTAG
- the cmoB gene encoding tRNA (mo5U34)-methyltransferase, which produces MINFANFYTLISQDTILQPWLNVLPQQLTDWQNAEHGDIERWTKALKKIPEGCADNIDLKTSVTLSNNEPLVDGQRKKLENLLQTFHPWRKGPFTVHDIHIDTEWRSDWKWDRLLPHITPLKNRSVLDVGCGNGYHMWRMLGEEARLCVGIDPSHLFLIQFEAIRKLMGDDQRAHLLPLGIEQLPELNAFDTVFSMGVLYHRRSPLDHLIQLKNQLVAGGELVLETLVIDGDENAVLMPVDRYAQMRNVFFFPSARALKVWLESVGFVDVNIVDECVTTTGEQRSTEWMKHNSLPEYLDPNDPTKTIEGHPAPKRAILIAKKPD; this is translated from the coding sequence ATGATTAACTTTGCTAATTTTTACACTCTAATTTCTCAAGATACTATTCTTCAGCCGTGGTTAAATGTTCTTCCTCAGCAACTCACTGATTGGCAGAACGCAGAGCATGGTGATATTGAGCGCTGGACTAAAGCACTTAAAAAAATCCCTGAAGGATGTGCAGATAACATTGATTTAAAAACATCGGTGACATTATCAAATAATGAGCCTTTAGTAGATGGACAGCGTAAAAAATTAGAAAACTTATTACAGACCTTTCATCCTTGGCGTAAAGGGCCTTTTACGGTTCATGATATTCATATTGATACAGAGTGGCGCTCAGATTGGAAATGGGATCGTCTACTGCCTCACATTACTCCACTTAAAAACCGCTCAGTTTTAGATGTTGGTTGCGGTAATGGCTACCACATGTGGCGTATGCTAGGCGAAGAAGCTCGTTTATGTGTTGGTATTGACCCATCACATTTATTCTTAATTCAATTTGAAGCCATTCGTAAATTAATGGGCGATGATCAACGCGCACATTTATTACCTTTAGGTATTGAGCAGCTTCCTGAATTAAATGCGTTTGATACTGTATTTAGCATGGGGGTTCTTTATCACCGCCGCTCTCCATTAGATCACCTAATTCAATTAAAAAACCAATTAGTCGCTGGTGGTGAATTAGTATTAGAAACACTGGTTATTGATGGTGATGAAAACGCAGTATTAATGCCTGTTGACCGTTATGCTCAAATGCGTAATGTTTTCTTCTTCCCATCTGCACGAGCATTAAAAGTATGGCTTGAAAGTGTGGGTTTTGTAGACGTTAACATTGTTGATGAATGCGTGACTACAACCGGTGAACAACGTTCAACAGAATGGATGAAACACAATTCATTGCCTGAATATTTAGACCCAAATGACCCAACAAAAACAATTGAAGGCCACCCGGCTCCTAAGCGTGCAATCTTAATTGCTAAAAAACCTGACTAA
- the cmoA gene encoding tRNA (cmo5U34)-methyltransferase, protein MANPDTIFSAPIDKIGDFTFDERVAEVFPDMIQRSIPGYSNIISAIGMLAERYAKPHSTVYDLGCSLGAATLSMRRHIDQEGCQIIGVDNSSAMVERCRLLINAYRSDTPVTIIEADIRDVDIKDASVVVLNFTLQFLVPADRRALLEKIYAGLRPGGILILSEKYIFEDESANELLIDLHHDFKRANGYSELEISQKRSAIEHVMLPDTIETHKQRFNDIGFKSAEVWFQCFNFGSMFAIK, encoded by the coding sequence ATGGCTAACCCAGACACAATATTTTCAGCACCGATTGATAAAATTGGTGATTTTACGTTTGATGAACGTGTTGCTGAAGTCTTTCCAGATATGATCCAACGTTCAATCCCAGGCTACAGTAATATTATTTCCGCAATTGGAATGCTGGCTGAACGTTATGCAAAACCTCATTCAACGGTTTATGATTTAGGCTGTTCATTAGGCGCTGCAACACTTTCTATGCGTCGTCATATTGATCAAGAAGGTTGCCAAATTATTGGTGTCGATAATTCATCAGCAATGGTTGAGCGATGCCGTCTACTTATCAATGCTTATCGCTCTGACACACCAGTCACCATTATTGAAGCAGATATCCGTGATGTCGATATAAAGGATGCCTCTGTTGTGGTACTTAACTTCACTTTGCAGTTCTTAGTTCCTGCCGATCGTCGTGCTTTACTTGAAAAGATTTACGCCGGTTTGCGTCCTGGCGGCATTCTTATTTTATCTGAGAAGTACATATTTGAAGATGAAAGTGCGAACGAGTTACTTATCGACCTGCACCATGATTTCAAACGTGCAAATGGCTACAGTGAACTAGAGATCAGCCAAAAACGCAGTGCTATCGAACATGTGATGCTACCTGACACTATTGAAACTCATAAACAGCGCTTTAATGATATTGGCTTTAAAAGCGCAGAAGTATGGTTCCAATGCTTCAATTTCGGTTCTATGTTTGCCATTAAATAA